One Salmo trutta chromosome 12, fSalTru1.1, whole genome shotgun sequence genomic region harbors:
- the LOC115202839 gene encoding katanin p80 WD40 repeat-containing subunit B1: MAVANTTKTSWRLQEIVAHSSSVACLALGKNSGRLLATGGEDCRVNIWAVSKPNCIMSLTGHNNPVECVKFNNSEEQVVAGSQSGSLRVWDLEAAKILRTLMGHKANICSLDFHPFGEYLASGSMDTNIKLWDVRRKGCVFRYKGHTQAVRCLAFSPDGKWLASASDDSTIKLWDLTAGKMITEFTAHTGAINIIQFHPNEYLLASGSSDRTIKLWDLEKFKMIGSSEGEMGPVRCLAFNLDGCCLYSGAVDSLRVYGWEPDRCFDVVPVGWGKVEDLAICNHQLIGVSYNLANVSSYVVDLTRVKKSGSVIQGVIQDDQPLTEPSPKGSTLRRNYDRPLTTCSTQRVKQSSESDRRSPEGERRSPSSEDEKESSAEIRNPEDYKEIFQPKSAISRTPPKSEPFPAPLEDESFVVRANQGLVEFMTPMSDRQQPGQLKNLPVASSTPVLRVEPTVVATAPCPIPAVTARPPTNHPPAPHPAPPPVVAMAKAKPQPSVILSSRNEPIGLNVGDFLPPARNNRPSVLGDDEALAQIRKGHDTMCVMLTSRHKNLDTIRAVWGSGDVKTSLDSAVSMKDLSIVVDILNIVNLKPSLWKLDLCTSILPQIEELLQSKYESYVQTGCTSLKLILKRFWPLISDTLTAPPSVGVDITREERHQKCKACYKQLKNLSDVVKNKADQVGRHGSAFKELQLLMAPLDY, translated from the exons ATGGCTGTGGCCAACACCACCAAAACATCATGGAGATTAC AGGAGATTGTAGCCCACTCCAGTAGTGTGGCGTGTCTGGCCCTGGGGAAGAACTCAGGCCGTCTGCTAGCCACTGGGGGAGAGGACTGCCGAGTCAACATCTGGGCAGTCAGCAAACCCAACTGCATCATG aGTTTGACAGGCCATAATAACCCAGTAGAGTGTGTGAAGTTTAATAACTCTGAGGAGCAGGTGGTGGCTGGCTCACAGTCCGGATCACTGCGCGTGTGGGACCTGGAGGCTGCAAAGA TCCTAAGAACTCTAATGGGACACAAGGCCAATATCTGTAGCTTGGACTTCCACCCGTTTGGGGAATACCTGGCATCTGGTTCCATGGACACCAACATcaag CTGTGGGATGTACGGAGAAAGGGCTGTGTGTTCAGGTACAAG GGTCACACTCAGGCAGTGAGGTGCCTGGCCTTCAGTCCAGATGGGAAATGGTTGGCCTCTGCTAGTGATGACAGCACCATCAAG CTGTGGGACCTGACTGCAGGGAAGATGATCACAGAGTTTACAGCACACACCGGAGCCATCAACATCATCCAGTTCCACCCCAACGAGTATCTGCTAGCGTCAGGCAGCTCTGACAG GACCATCAAACTGTGGGATCTGGAAAAGTTCAAGATGATTGGCTCttcagagggagagatgggaccaGTCAG GTGTCTGGCCTTTAACCTGGATGGCTGCTGTCTGTACAGTGGAGCTGTGGACTCTCTCCGTGTGTATGGCTGGGAGCCCGACCGCTGCTTTGATGTGGTGCCAGTGGGCTGGGGCAAGGTGGAAGACCTGGCTATCTGCAACCACCAGCTG aTTGGCGTGTCGTACAACCTGGCTAATGTTTCGTCCTACGTGGTGGATCTGACGCGGGTGAAGAAGTCTGGCTCTGTGATCCAAGGCGTAATCCAGGATGACCAGCCGCTCACAGAGCCCTCCCCGAAAGGATCCACGCTGCGACGCAACTACGACCGACCCCTGACCACCTGCAGCACACAGAG GGTAAAGCAGAGTTCTGAGTCAGACCGGCGCAGTCccgagggggagaggaggagcccCAGCAGCGAGGACGAGAAGGAGTCCTCCGCCGAGATCCGTAACCCCGAGGACTACAAAGAGATCTTCCAGCCAAAGAGCGCCATCT CTCGCACCCCCCCAAAGAGTGAGCCCTTCCCTGCCCCCTTAGAAGATG AGAGTTTTGTGGTGAGGGCTAACCAAGGGCTGGTGGAGTTCATGACTCCTATGTCTGACAGACAGCAG CCCGGCCAGTTGAAGAACCTTCCAGTGGCATCGTCCACTCCGGTCCTGAGGGTGGAGCCTACCGTGGTTGCCACGGCACCCTGTCCCATCCCAGCGGTAACCGCACGACCGCCGACTAACCACCCCCCTGCACCCCACCCAGCCCCCCCACCGGTCGTTGCTATGGCGAAGGCCAAACCCCAGCCCAGCGTCATCCTCTCCTCCAGGAATGAACCAATAGGACTCAACGTGGGAGATTTCCttcct CCTGCTCGTAACAACCGACCCAGTGTGCTGGGTGACGACGAGGCTCTGGCTCAGATCAGAAAGGGCCATGACACCATGTGTGTGATGCTCACCAGCCGACACAAGAACCTGGACACCATCAGAGCTGTGTGGGGCAGCGGGGACGTCAAG ACCTCCTTGGACTCTGCGGTCTCGATGAAGGATCTCTCGATCGTCGTGGACATCCTCAACATCGTTAACCTCAAACC GTCGCTATGGAAACTGGACCTATGTACCTCTATCCTGCCCCAGATTGAAGAGCTGCTGCAAAGCAAGTATGAGAG TTACGTGCAGACGGGTTGCACGTCTCTGAAGCTGATCCTGAAGCGTTTCTGGCCTCTCATCTCAGACACGCTGACAGCGCCCCCTTCTGTTGGAGTGGATATAACACGGGAGGAACG CCACCAGAAGTGCAAGGCATGCTACAAGCAGCTGAAGAACCTCAGCGACGTGGTGAAGAACAAGGCCGACCAGGTGGGTCGCCACGGCAGCGCCTTCAAAGAGCTGCAGCTGCTCATGGCTCCACTGGACTACTGA